A portion of the Adhaeribacter radiodurans genome contains these proteins:
- a CDS encoding MBL fold metallo-hydrolase: MKHYVLEVRYNFKGVENVLYPVILQNEAELILIDCGYPGFIPLLEKALQQHNLSLQNLTGIIITHHDIDHVGCLYELKEKYPALKIYSPEIEEPYINGQKKSLRLQQAEALYNSLPEEQKPGALAFQEMLKQIQPVPVDATFTEEELPFLRGVRVIKTPGHMPGHISLYLPECKTLIAADAVVIENGELEISNPDFTLDLKRAVDSIKKLQALNIQQLVCYHGGNTLNDIQLNLEKLIAKYAYL, encoded by the coding sequence ATGAAACATTACGTTTTAGAAGTTCGCTATAACTTTAAGGGGGTAGAAAATGTGCTTTACCCTGTAATATTACAAAACGAAGCGGAACTCATTTTAATTGATTGTGGCTATCCGGGCTTTATTCCTTTACTCGAAAAGGCCCTTCAGCAACATAATTTATCGTTGCAAAATCTAACGGGCATTATCATCACGCATCACGATATAGATCACGTGGGCTGTCTGTATGAATTAAAAGAAAAATACCCCGCTTTAAAAATATACTCCCCCGAAATAGAAGAGCCTTACATTAATGGCCAGAAAAAATCTTTACGGTTACAACAAGCCGAAGCCTTGTATAACTCCCTACCCGAAGAGCAAAAACCAGGCGCTTTGGCCTTTCAGGAAATGCTCAAGCAAATTCAGCCAGTACCTGTAGACGCTACTTTTACCGAAGAAGAACTACCCTTTTTAAGAGGAGTTCGGGTAATTAAAACTCCTGGCCATATGCCCGGCCATATTTCTCTTTACCTGCCAGAATGTAAAACCCTTATTGCCGCCGACGCTGTAGTAATCGAAAACGGGGAACTGGAAATTTCTAACCCTGATTTTACGCTGGATTTAAAAAGAGCCGTGGATTCTATTAAAAAGCTTCAGGCATTGAATATTCAACAACTAGTGTGCTACCACGGTGGCAATACGTTAAATGATATTCAACTGAATTTAGAAAAACTAATTGCAAAATACGCTTACCTTTAA
- a CDS encoding GNAT family N-acetyltransferase, giving the protein MIQFRDAQFSDYAAIAKLHAASWQQHYRGIMSDYYLDKEVEQERLEVWHQRLQNPSENQKIILAIADENLVGFSGIFLNNDPVFGSLIDNLHVTKNLQKSGIGALLLKESAKYIKSHAEFPSMYLWVFELNRNARAFYDRMGGKNFQTIETQNSDQTKAQVCRYIWEDVSQIL; this is encoded by the coding sequence ATGATTCAATTTCGAGATGCCCAATTTTCCGATTATGCTGCTATTGCGAAACTCCATGCGGCCAGTTGGCAACAACATTACCGGGGAATAATGAGCGACTATTATTTAGATAAAGAAGTAGAGCAGGAACGTTTAGAAGTTTGGCACCAAAGACTGCAAAACCCCAGCGAAAACCAAAAAATAATACTGGCTATTGCTGACGAAAACTTAGTGGGCTTTTCTGGTATTTTCTTAAATAATGATCCTGTTTTCGGATCCTTAATCGACAACTTACACGTTACTAAAAATCTGCAAAAATCCGGTATTGGTGCCTTGCTCCTGAAAGAAAGTGCTAAATACATAAAAAGCCACGCCGAATTTCCAAGCATGTATTTGTGGGTTTTTGAGTTAAACAGAAATGCGAGAGCTTTTTATGATCGAATGGGCGGAAAAAACTTTCAAACCATAGAAACCCAAAACAGCGACCAGACCAAGGCGCAGGTATGCCGATATATTTGGGAAGATGTTTCGCAAATACTTTAG
- a CDS encoding NADP-dependent oxidoreductase: protein MKAIITENPGGVENLKLQDLEIPQPADNEVLVKVYAISINPVDIKTRKGGTFHKMLNETPPVILGWDISGVVTAIGANVTAWKEGDEVFGMVNFPGKGKAYAEYVVAPADHLARKPQNISHAQAAATTLAALTAYQVMVHEANLQKGQHLLMHAAAGGVGHFAVQLAKHLGVTVSGTASAGNASFLKELGVDNFIDYKSQSLEEAVQDVDLVFDTVGGDTTAASVNVVKKGGNLISIVGGVKENLTSQINEKGITAKNYLVHSSGADMEVLANLLEQRILKPVIEHTFPLEEMAKAHEQIETGRTRGKVVLTVAE, encoded by the coding sequence ATGAAAGCAATTATTACGGAGAACCCGGGAGGTGTAGAAAACCTGAAGCTTCAGGACCTAGAAATACCACAACCAGCCGACAACGAGGTGCTGGTAAAGGTTTATGCTATTAGCATTAACCCCGTAGATATTAAAACCAGAAAAGGCGGCACTTTTCACAAAATGCTTAATGAAACGCCACCCGTTATTTTGGGCTGGGATATTTCGGGGGTTGTTACCGCTATTGGTGCCAATGTAACGGCGTGGAAAGAAGGCGACGAAGTATTTGGTATGGTTAACTTTCCCGGCAAGGGAAAAGCTTACGCCGAATACGTAGTGGCTCCGGCAGACCATCTGGCGCGCAAACCTCAAAATATAAGTCATGCTCAGGCTGCTGCTACCACCTTAGCGGCTCTTACGGCTTACCAGGTGATGGTACACGAAGCCAACCTTCAAAAAGGTCAGCACCTGCTCATGCACGCGGCGGCGGGCGGCGTTGGTCATTTTGCCGTGCAACTGGCAAAACACTTGGGCGTAACAGTTAGCGGCACTGCATCGGCAGGTAATGCTTCTTTTTTAAAAGAATTAGGAGTAGATAATTTTATTGATTATAAATCCCAATCTCTGGAGGAAGCAGTACAGGACGTTGATCTTGTATTTGATACGGTTGGTGGCGATACTACGGCGGCATCTGTTAACGTAGTAAAAAAAGGCGGCAATCTTATTTCTATTGTTGGCGGGGTAAAAGAAAACTTAACCAGCCAGATTAATGAAAAAGGAATCACGGCCAAGAATTACCTGGTACACTCCAGTGGCGCCGATATGGAAGTGCTAGCCAATCTATTAGAACAGAGAATATTAAAACCAGTTATTGAACACACTTTTCCGCTGGAAGAGATGGCCAAAGCCCACGAGCAAATTGAAACCGGCAGAACCCGGGGCAAAGTGGTGCTAACGGTAGCGGAGTAA